The Gemmatimonadota bacterium DNA window GTCGAGCGGCTCGACGATGTTTCCCGTGACCTCGTGCGAAATGACGCCTGCGTCGTGCCGGCGTTTCAGGCGGTGGCGCCGGGCGCTACTTGAGGGTTCTGGCTTCCCCGATCGCGGCGTCGATATCGCCCTTGTGGCGCGTGTACTCCTCGACAGCCTTGGCCTGTTCGGTCTTTTCCACCGCCAGCAGCTTCTTGTACATCTTGGCGCGCGTGGCGCTGTCGTTCTTCAGTTCGGCGACGCGAGCGCTGAGAATGAGTCCGAGGAGGTGGTCCGGGTTGTTGGCGAGGATCGCCTCGGCCTCTTTCTGCGCCGTGGCGAGATCGCCGGCCATCTCGGCCATGCGCCCGTGGTCGTACTTGAGATCGTCGTCGAGCGTGCCGAGCAGTTCGTACGCCTGCGACGCCATGGTGGCGAAGAACGAGGCGCTGTCGCCCTTGCCTTCGGAGGCCAGGCGCATGACGCGGTCGTAGAGGCGATCGGCGCGCTCGCGCGGCGACATGGACGAGATGTCGGGGGCGCGGACCCCGGCGCCGCCACCGCCGGCGAAGGGGGCGCCACCACCAGCACCTCCGTCCAAGGGGACGTTGACGCTGGCATCGGCGCTCGGCGCCGCGTCACGCTGCTGGACGGCGACGACGATGACCAGGGCGAGGACGGCGACGATTCCAACGGCCCACGGGAGGATGCTGCGCGATGGTGCGCCGGAAGCGTGCGTGGCGCCGCCGGTCGCCGCGGCCGCGCGCGGAGCGCCGCTGGCAGCGCCTGCCGCGGCGCCGCAATCATGACAGAAGCGGGCGCCCGGGGTCAACGGTGCGTGGCAG harbors:
- a CDS encoding zinc ribbon domain-containing protein, with the protein product MSKASNAGTTCPSCGTSSRGKFCAECGAALQGVSCANCHAPLTPGARFCHDCGAAAGAASGAPRAAAATGGATHASGAPSRSILPWAVGIVAVLALVIVVAVQQRDAAPSADASVNVPLDGGAGGGAPFAGGGGAGVRAPDISSMSPRERADRLYDRVMRLASEGKGDSASFFATMASQAYELLGTLDDDLKYDHGRMAEMAGDLATAQKEAEAILANNPDHLLGLILSARVAELKNDSATRAKMYKKLLAVEKTEQAKAVEEYTRHKGDIDAAIGEARTLK